The Crocosphaera subtropica ATCC 51142 genome includes a window with the following:
- a CDS encoding sulfotransferase family 2 domain-containing protein yields the protein MATICRTHKLLFMMVPGTACSAIGKVLQEQFGGEWIPKEDIYENNSLKLSKKHNSISNLVKFNLISRIELPLYLKFGTVRNPFDAFTTEYQRAISDEWINQQIIVRTQLLADENKETGIIFLRQLEKQLRNQQQKTINLGFENWLDNYIYKYKKKENANFLKSFKTSLKKKFFYSSDYLPPIYSSLLYGVDKIIRFEYLESDFNKLLKEAGIINYSEWVSIPLNNPTKGKKPYQEYYTKRARNLVEKHFAKELSIFDYQFE from the coding sequence ATGGCTACTATATGTCGCACTCATAAACTGCTTTTCATGATGGTTCCAGGTACAGCTTGTTCTGCTATAGGAAAAGTTTTACAAGAACAGTTTGGAGGAGAATGGATTCCTAAAGAAGATATATATGAAAATAATTCTCTAAAACTTAGCAAAAAACATAATAGTATTAGTAACTTAGTCAAATTTAATCTCATCAGTAGAATAGAATTACCACTCTACCTTAAATTTGGTACAGTACGAAACCCATTTGATGCTTTTACCACTGAATATCAAAGGGCTATTTCAGACGAATGGATCAATCAACAAATAATAGTACGGACACAATTGCTTGCTGACGAGAATAAAGAAACAGGCATAATATTTTTAAGACAATTAGAAAAACAATTGAGAAATCAACAACAGAAAACTATCAATCTAGGATTTGAAAATTGGTTAGATAATTATATTTATAAATACAAAAAAAAAGAAAATGCTAACTTTTTAAAAAGCTTCAAAACTTCTTTGAAGAAAAAGTTTTTCTATTCTTCTGATTATCTTCCTCCCATTTATTCATCTTTACTATATGGAGTTGATAAAATTATTCGGTTTGAATATTTAGAATCCGATTTCAATAAACTGCTGAAAGAAGCTGGTATTATTAACTATAGTGAATGGGTTTCTATTCCTCTTAATAATCCGACAAAAGGCAAAAAGCCTTATCAGGAATATTATACAAAAAGAGCCAGAAACCTAGTTGAAAAGCATTTTGCCAAAGAATTATCAATTTTTGATTATCAATTTGAATAG
- a CDS encoding DEAD/DEAH box helicase: MKESLTSPELNIQNLFPFQLDSFQEEAIAALNQGKSVVVCAPTGSGKTVIGEFATYRALHLGQRVFYTTPLKALSNQKFRDFQEKFATTEAGIQEDKVGLITGDMVINPNADIVIMTTEIFRNMLYETPIGQVGTSLENVATVILDECHYISDRGRGTVWEESIIYCPPTIQLVALSATIGNPEELTDWINQVRKTAPNVDPEQTTVSLCELINSDFRPVPLRFYFSQKNGLYPLLNRKQTALNPRLKPKGNRQKRKRIKRSECPTPMMVVEQLDHKDLLPAIYVIFSRRECDRAVQKLEGVVLVSPEEAHALQYNLLTFFLGENPNLQESLLKAVSTENPPLYDPLKDFLSNLSPQSELFPYLAADEDSKIHLFQILADLCQLVRGEQLEPLTRGIAAHHAGILPLWKELVEQLFEVGLVKVVFATATLSAGINMPARTTVISALSKRTDTGHSMLTPSEFLQIAGRAGRRGMDEVGYVVTIQTPFEGATEAAYLATAESEPLRSCFTPSYGMVLNLLQKHTIQEAKDLLERSFAEYLAQLKLEPEQQAIADLSTELAKLDIELGGLQEKDILEYEKLNARLKEEKRLIKILEDQAEEKRKKEISGQLGRLNIGDLVYLKGKRLRTASPQLAVIVAMVPGSGQSFDLLCLGDNNYWYLVKRGDIVDFYGASLPLSLIDNLPRPDQRRLSLGRGPKGDETSKTITQQISDRAFGRIIPPEVVEQQKRIDHVQGLLNNHPLTKGREFKRLLKSHHQRLELREQLHNRQIKFQKLQSNQSYYWQEFLNLIDILREFDALDDYTPTKLGKAAATMRGENELWLGLVFMSGILNPLEPHQLAAAVSAIITETLRPDTWTNYLPSPEVLRLFRESPEQGVSIGEMRRLLNQTQRRYQITIPVWLELELIGLVEQWALGGDWQELCENTSLDEGDLVRLLRRTIDLLWQIPQTPGISNYLAATAKEAIVLLKRFPI, from the coding sequence GTGAAAGAATCATTAACCTCTCCTGAACTAAATATTCAAAACCTATTCCCCTTTCAACTGGACTCCTTTCAAGAGGAGGCGATCGCTGCGTTAAATCAAGGAAAATCTGTCGTCGTCTGCGCCCCCACTGGTTCAGGAAAGACAGTGATTGGGGAATTTGCCACTTACCGAGCCTTGCATTTGGGTCAACGGGTTTTCTATACCACTCCCCTCAAAGCCCTGTCAAATCAAAAATTTAGAGACTTTCAGGAAAAATTCGCCACCACAGAAGCAGGCATTCAAGAAGATAAGGTGGGATTAATTACAGGAGATATGGTGATTAACCCCAATGCGGATATTGTAATCATGACCACAGAAATTTTCCGTAATATGCTCTACGAAACCCCTATTGGTCAGGTGGGAACTTCCCTAGAAAATGTGGCCACGGTCATTTTAGATGAATGCCATTATATTAGCGATCGCGGGCGGGGTACAGTGTGGGAAGAATCGATCATTTATTGTCCCCCTACCATTCAATTAGTTGCCCTCTCTGCAACCATCGGCAACCCAGAAGAACTAACCGACTGGATAAATCAAGTACGAAAAACAGCCCCCAACGTTGATCCAGAGCAAACCACCGTCAGTCTCTGTGAACTGATTAACTCGGATTTTCGCCCCGTTCCCCTACGGTTCTACTTCAGTCAAAAAAACGGACTCTATCCCCTTCTCAACCGAAAACAGACCGCCCTAAACCCCCGTCTCAAACCCAAAGGCAACCGCCAAAAACGCAAACGCATCAAACGGAGTGAATGTCCCACGCCGATGATGGTGGTCGAACAACTTGACCACAAAGACCTGTTACCCGCTATCTATGTCATCTTTAGCCGTCGGGAATGCGATCGTGCCGTACAGAAACTAGAGGGAGTGGTTTTAGTGTCCCCAGAAGAAGCCCACGCCCTCCAATATAACCTTCTCACCTTCTTTTTAGGGGAAAATCCCAACTTACAAGAAAGTCTTCTTAAGGCAGTCTCCACCGAAAACCCACCCTTATACGACCCCTTAAAAGATTTTTTGAGTAACCTTTCACCTCAGTCCGAACTCTTTCCCTATTTAGCTGCTGATGAAGACAGTAAAATTCATCTATTCCAAATCTTAGCCGATCTCTGCCAGTTAGTGCGAGGCGAACAACTCGAACCCTTAACCAGAGGTATCGCAGCCCACCACGCAGGGATCTTACCCCTTTGGAAAGAATTAGTCGAACAATTGTTTGAAGTGGGATTAGTCAAAGTGGTTTTCGCCACCGCCACCCTGTCAGCCGGGATTAATATGCCAGCCAGAACCACCGTTATCTCCGCTTTGTCCAAACGAACTGATACTGGACACAGTATGTTAACCCCCTCAGAATTTCTACAAATCGCCGGTCGAGCCGGACGCAGAGGCATGGATGAAGTGGGCTATGTGGTCACCATTCAAACCCCCTTTGAAGGGGCAACCGAAGCAGCCTATTTAGCTACTGCAGAGTCAGAACCCTTGCGGAGTTGTTTTACCCCCTCCTACGGCATGGTGTTAAACCTCCTACAAAAACACACCATTCAAGAAGCCAAAGACCTCTTAGAAAGAAGTTTCGCCGAATATTTAGCCCAACTGAAGCTAGAACCCGAACAACAAGCGATCGCAGATTTAAGCACGGAATTAGCGAAACTGGACATTGAATTAGGGGGACTCCAAGAAAAAGATATCTTAGAATACGAGAAATTAAACGCCCGTCTCAAAGAAGAAAAGAGACTTATCAAAATTCTTGAAGATCAAGCAGAAGAAAAACGCAAAAAAGAAATTTCAGGTCAATTAGGCAGGTTAAATATTGGGGACTTAGTTTATTTAAAAGGTAAACGCTTAAGAACTGCTAGTCCTCAATTAGCTGTCATCGTGGCCATGGTTCCGGGATCAGGACAAAGTTTTGACTTGCTTTGTTTAGGGGATAATAACTACTGGTATTTAGTAAAAAGAGGGGATATTGTAGATTTTTATGGGGCTTCTTTACCCCTGTCTCTTATTGATAATTTACCCCGACCCGACCAAAGAAGATTATCCCTAGGGAGAGGTCCCAAAGGGGATGAAACCTCCAAGACCATTACCCAACAAATCAGCGATCGCGCCTTTGGAAGAATTATTCCTCCTGAAGTGGTAGAACAACAAAAACGCATCGATCACGTTCAAGGGTTATTAAACAATCATCCGCTGACTAAAGGTAGAGAATTTAAACGGTTATTAAAGTCCCATCATCAACGATTAGAATTACGAGAACAACTCCATAACCGACAAATTAAATTCCAAAAATTACAATCCAATCAATCCTATTACTGGCAAGAATTTCTCAATTTAATTGATATTTTGCGAGAATTTGATGCGTTGGATGATTATACCCCTACTAAACTCGGCAAAGCAGCAGCCACCATGCGTGGAGAAAATGAGTTATGGTTAGGCTTAGTCTTTATGTCGGGGATTTTAAATCCTTTAGAACCCCATCAATTAGCAGCTGCGGTTAGTGCGATTATTACTGAAACCCTACGGCCTGATACTTGGACCAATTATTTACCGTCTCCAGAAGTGTTAAGGTTATTTAGAGAGTCTCCAGAACAAGGGGTCAGTATTGGAGAAATGCGCCGTTTATTGAACCAAACCCAACGACGCTATCAAATTACTATTCCTGTGTGGTTAGAGTTAGAATTAATCGGATTAGTGGAACAATGGGCTTTAGGGGGAGACTGGCAAGAACTGTGCGAAAATACCAGTTTAGACGAAGGAGATTTAGTTCGTTTGCTCCGACGTACCATTGATCTGCTCTGGCAAATACCCCAAACCCCAGGTATTTCCAATTATTTGGCCGCTACCGCTAAAGAAGCGATCGTTTTATTAAAAAGATTTCCTATTTAA
- a CDS encoding sigma-70 family RNA polymerase sigma factor, translating into MPTKKKVDTVRHYLQSIGKTPLLSGPEEIKLAEEIQAMLPLLEKEALSKEEEKIVAKGQRARDKMIQANLRLVVSIAKKYLNSGLSLLDLIQEGSLGLIRGVEKFDPSRGYKFSTYAYWWIRQGITRAIAEQSRTIRLPIHINENLNKYRKSIRELTLKLGRKPTQQEIAENMDISVDKLRFLQQAAFKTKSRSLNIVIDENHTELGQLLPDEDSVSPSDFVKQQEKISQINRMLENLSPRQKEVIILRFGLRDGKQLSYKAIGEQCGISHERARQIYSRALRILRKQSSKIERLAG; encoded by the coding sequence ATGCCAACCAAGAAAAAAGTTGATACCGTCCGCCATTACCTTCAGTCTATTGGTAAAACCCCACTACTCTCTGGTCCTGAAGAAATTAAACTAGCCGAAGAAATTCAAGCAATGTTACCTCTATTAGAAAAAGAAGCATTAAGCAAAGAAGAGGAAAAAATTGTTGCTAAAGGGCAAAGAGCGAGGGACAAAATGATCCAGGCAAATTTACGCTTGGTAGTATCTATCGCTAAGAAATACCTAAATTCTGGCTTATCTTTATTAGACTTAATTCAAGAAGGAAGCTTAGGATTAATTCGCGGGGTAGAGAAATTTGATCCCTCCCGTGGCTATAAGTTTTCTACCTATGCCTATTGGTGGATACGACAAGGAATAACTAGGGCGATTGCAGAACAAAGTCGTACTATTCGTTTACCTATTCATATTAACGAAAACCTCAATAAATATCGTAAATCCATCCGAGAATTAACCTTGAAATTGGGGAGAAAACCAACTCAACAAGAGATTGCTGAAAACATGGATATCTCTGTTGACAAGTTGCGATTTCTACAGCAAGCAGCCTTTAAAACGAAATCTCGAAGTTTGAATATTGTCATCGATGAAAATCACACCGAGTTAGGACAATTACTACCTGATGAAGATAGTGTTTCTCCCAGTGATTTTGTGAAACAACAAGAAAAGATTTCTCAAATTAACCGTATGTTAGAGAATCTATCTCCTCGACAAAAAGAAGTAATTATTCTGCGTTTTGGCTTGCGAGATGGTAAACAACTCAGTTATAAAGCCATTGGTGAGCAATGTGGAATTAGTCATGAAAGGGCCCGTCAGATTTACAGTCGTGCGTTGAGAATTTTACGGAAACAAAGTAGTAAAATTGAAAGATTAGCGGGTTAA
- a CDS encoding alpha/beta fold hydrolase: protein MVFLPFEAKKLTENTSINLVNQIEFEDIYTPLSPQPVSTSYVCQGKGNIPILLIHGFDSSLLEFRRLLPILSQQHQTWAIDLLGFGFTKRNSNLLFSPENIKTHLYCTWKNLIEQPVILVGASMGGATAIDFTLTYPDAVKKLVLIDSAGLAAPPKIGKLMFPPLDYLSTAFLRNLTVRQKISESAYYDKRFASKDAQLCAALHLNCERWSQSLISFTKSGGYGSFKEEMVNIKQETLIIWGENDKILGTKDADKFNELIPDSQLIWIPKCGHVPHLEKAELTAEAILN from the coding sequence ATGGTTTTTCTTCCTTTTGAAGCAAAAAAGTTAACTGAAAACACATCGATTAATCTAGTTAATCAAATCGAATTTGAGGACATTTATACCCCCTTATCCCCTCAACCTGTTAGTACCAGTTATGTTTGTCAGGGAAAAGGAAATATCCCTATTTTACTAATTCACGGGTTTGATAGTTCTTTGTTAGAATTTCGTCGCCTTTTGCCCATTTTATCTCAACAGCATCAAACTTGGGCGATTGACTTATTAGGGTTTGGTTTTACAAAGAGAAATAGCAACTTATTATTTAGTCCTGAAAATATTAAAACCCATTTATATTGTACTTGGAAAAATTTAATCGAGCAACCTGTTATTTTAGTGGGTGCTTCTATGGGAGGTGCAACAGCTATTGATTTTACCTTAACCTATCCAGACGCTGTTAAAAAATTAGTATTAATTGATAGTGCAGGGTTAGCTGCACCCCCAAAAATAGGAAAATTGATGTTTCCTCCTTTAGACTATTTATCAACGGCTTTTTTACGCAATCTTACAGTGAGACAAAAGATTAGTGAATCCGCTTATTATGATAAACGTTTTGCCAGTAAAGATGCTCAACTTTGCGCTGCTTTACATCTTAACTGTGAGAGATGGAGTCAATCATTAATTTCCTTTACCAAAAGCGGAGGTTATGGTTCTTTTAAGGAAGAAATGGTTAATATTAAACAGGAAACTCTTATTATTTGGGGAGAAAATGACAAAATTTTAGGCACAAAAGACGCTGATAAGTTTAATGAATTAATTCCTGATAGTCAATTAATTTGGATTCCCAAATGTGGCCATGTTCCTCATTTAGAAAAAGCAGAATTAACAGCAGAAGCAATACTTAATTAA
- a CDS encoding aldo/keto reductase, with product MQYRRFGKTNVNLSIFSLGTMRCLASPDVFNNTLETGISLGINHLETARGYGQSEEFLGHFLQQQTLVSREELYITTKFTPTPDPEIMNQWIDQSLERLQLDYIDCVAIHGINTWEHLEWITQPNGCFLPLKRALDEGKIHHIGFSTHGSLEVILAAIATDLFEFINLHYYYFFQRNAPAIALASQKDMGVFIISPGDKGGLLYTPSPLLEKLCAPFSPLELTYRFLLSDRRITTLSAGLSHPREFEGSLSLFDQNDPLTLEESEKLDQLEEHLNTVLNSDKCSQCYQCLPCPESINIPEILRLRNLAVAYDMNNYGKYRYGMLENAGHWFPGKKGHRCTACGECLPRCPENLEIPKLLKDAHQKLNGTKRRRLWE from the coding sequence ATGCAATACAGACGGTTTGGCAAAACTAATGTAAATTTGTCTATTTTTTCCCTAGGAACGATGCGATGTCTAGCATCACCAGACGTATTTAATAACACTTTAGAAACAGGAATTTCTTTGGGGATCAACCATCTAGAAACAGCTAGGGGATACGGCCAAAGTGAAGAATTTTTAGGTCATTTCTTGCAACAACAAACTTTAGTTTCTAGAGAAGAACTTTATATTACGACGAAGTTCACCCCAACTCCCGACCCTGAGATAATGAATCAATGGATTGATCAATCTTTGGAAAGACTCCAATTAGATTATATTGATTGTGTGGCTATTCACGGTATTAATACTTGGGAACATCTCGAATGGATAACCCAACCTAATGGCTGTTTTCTACCCCTGAAACGGGCGTTAGACGAAGGGAAGATACACCACATCGGTTTCTCTACTCACGGCAGTTTGGAGGTCATTTTAGCAGCCATTGCAACGGATTTATTTGAGTTTATTAACCTCCACTACTACTATTTTTTTCAACGGAATGCTCCTGCGATCGCTTTAGCCTCTCAAAAAGATATGGGCGTTTTTATTATTTCTCCTGGAGATAAAGGGGGCTTACTTTACACACCCTCCCCTTTACTTGAGAAGTTATGTGCGCCTTTTTCCCCTTTAGAGTTAACTTATCGCTTTTTATTGAGCGATCGCCGTATCACTACTTTAAGCGCAGGACTGTCTCATCCCAGGGAATTTGAAGGGAGTTTATCACTTTTTGATCAAAATGACCCATTAACCCTTGAAGAAAGTGAAAAATTAGATCAACTAGAAGAACATTTAAACACTGTTTTAAACAGTGACAAATGTAGTCAGTGTTATCAATGTTTACCTTGTCCGGAGTCCATTAATATCCCTGAGATTTTGCGCTTGAGAAATTTAGCGGTTGCTTATGACATGAACAATTATGGAAAATATCGTTATGGAATGTTAGAAAATGCTGGACATTGGTTTCCTGGGAAAAAGGGACATCGTTGCACAGCGTGTGGTGAGTGTTTACCCCGTTGTCCTGAGAATTTAGAGATTCCTAAGTTATTAAAAGATGCTCATCAAAAATTAAACGGGACTAAAAGAAGACGGTTATGGGAATAA
- a CDS encoding bifunctional nuclease family protein → MIEMKVAGIALDAVTRSPIVLLKDGSERRALPIYIGQDQAKSIIGAIENQKPPRPLTHDLIANLFDAWGMSLEKIIIHSLQDNTFYAILCLKQGKTKKEIDCRPSDAISIALRTNSPIWVMEEVIADASIPVDREADEEERQAFRDFLDKLRPDDLIQRGKLEKNDEQ, encoded by the coding sequence ATGATTGAAATGAAAGTGGCAGGAATCGCTTTAGACGCAGTAACTCGCAGTCCCATTGTTTTGTTAAAAGATGGTTCTGAACGTAGAGCTTTACCTATTTATATTGGACAAGACCAGGCAAAATCTATTATTGGAGCAATCGAAAATCAAAAACCCCCTCGTCCTTTAACCCATGATTTGATTGCTAATCTATTTGATGCGTGGGGGATGTCTTTGGAGAAAATCATTATTCATTCTCTACAAGATAATACCTTTTATGCCATTCTTTGCCTAAAACAAGGAAAAACCAAAAAGGAAATTGATTGTCGTCCCAGTGATGCTATTTCTATCGCTTTACGCACCAATAGTCCCATCTGGGTCATGGAAGAAGTGATTGCAGATGCCTCTATTCCAGTGGATAGAGAAGCAGATGAAGAAGAACGTCAAGCATTCCGAGATTTTCTAGACAAGTTACGCCCTGACGATTTAATTCAACGGGGAAAATTAGAAAAAAATGATGAACAATAA
- the ribE gene encoding riboflavin synthase, whose protein sequence is MFTGLIQGLGIIRPLESDRFTLSIPDSYSSSILSDLAIGDSVAVDGVCLTVEEIVTNGFVATASPETLQRTTLTQKIETASYVNLEPSLRVGSKLGGHFVTGHVDGLGCLQAAIATDKAWEMTFSPPSSRQEQWYNYIQPYLIPKGSVAVNGISLTVAECDTAGTWFKAAVIPHTYTQTNLCYLKTGDWVNIEGDILGKYVAKLLGKQLATDQSVNEVNLAFLTEHGYL, encoded by the coding sequence ATGTTTACTGGTTTAATTCAAGGTCTTGGCATTATCCGTCCCCTCGAATCTGATCGCTTTACCCTTTCGATTCCCGATAGCTATTCCTCCTCTATTTTATCAGATTTGGCCATTGGGGATAGTGTGGCCGTTGATGGAGTTTGTTTAACCGTAGAAGAAATTGTTACCAATGGATTTGTGGCTACTGCCTCCCCGGAAACCCTACAACGTACTACTTTAACCCAAAAAATTGAAACCGCCAGTTACGTTAATTTAGAACCTTCTTTACGGGTAGGGAGTAAATTAGGGGGTCATTTTGTTACCGGCCATGTGGATGGGTTGGGATGCTTACAAGCAGCGATCGCCACAGACAAAGCTTGGGAAATGACCTTTAGTCCCCCAAGCTCTCGCCAAGAGCAATGGTACAATTATATTCAACCTTATCTTATTCCTAAAGGCAGTGTAGCTGTTAATGGCATTAGTTTGACGGTGGCTGAATGTGACACAGCTGGAACTTGGTTTAAAGCAGCAGTCATTCCTCATACCTACACTCAAACCAATCTTTGTTATCTAAAAACGGGAGATTGGGTCAATATTGAAGGGGATATTTTAGGGAAATATGTGGCGAAATTATTAGGAAAACAGTTAGCCACTGATCAATCTGTGAATGAGGTTAATTTAGCTTTTTTAACAGAACATGGTTATCTTTAA
- a CDS encoding cupin, whose protein sequence is MPQQDWLIQDDGECLSFPSPRQWDLLSATTSYRLHRFLTELDDVINEAEMSQQPETEYLPTLRCLVRKLLLNVYWISQEIPTPSTATGTEVKLLYDEPGYPLTLQTEIMLPGTCTTIHNHGTWGVVATLQGQQNNTFWKPVPTSEYPQNIEKVGEQVFQTGDIISFTTEAIHCVEATGNEPTVTLNLYGDTHASKRFKFDPETHKAYHF, encoded by the coding sequence ATGCCACAACAAGATTGGTTGATTCAAGATGATGGGGAATGTCTATCTTTTCCCTCCCCTCGACAGTGGGACTTATTAAGTGCAACCACATCCTATCGACTGCATCGCTTCTTGACAGAATTAGATGATGTGATTAATGAAGCAGAAATGAGTCAACAACCAGAAACAGAGTATCTTCCTACCTTGCGTTGTTTGGTACGGAAGTTACTATTAAATGTTTATTGGATAAGTCAAGAGATTCCTACCCCTTCTACAGCAACAGGAACCGAGGTTAAGTTACTCTACGATGAACCTGGATATCCTTTAACCCTACAAACGGAGATTATGTTACCAGGAACTTGCACAACTATCCATAACCACGGAACCTGGGGGGTTGTGGCTACCTTACAAGGACAACAAAACAATACGTTTTGGAAACCTGTCCCCACATCAGAATATCCCCAAAATATCGAAAAAGTGGGTGAGCAAGTTTTTCAAACAGGGGATATTATTAGTTTTACAACAGAGGCTATACATTGTGTTGAAGCGACAGGCAATGAACCAACTGTTACTTTGAATCTTTATGGAGATACTCATGCCTCGAAACGGTTTAAGTTTGACCCTGAGACTCACAAAGCCTATCACTTTTAA
- a CDS encoding PHP domain-containing protein yields the protein MIVSNATKPSSQDTQSLQEVWSRLNTHSCPYEYNFHMHTICSDGQLTPEQLIQQATRIGLKGLAITDHHSVEGYKIAQKWLHKRSLEDSRESLPHLWTGIEITSRLLDIEVHILGYGFNPEHWAIEPYLWGESPQGTQGLASHVIHAIHQAGGMAVLAHPERYSYAATKVIPVAVDLGIDGVEAFYAYNNPKPWKTSPRQTETVLNLSYLYGLYHTCGTDTHGLNLLQRI from the coding sequence ATGATTGTTTCAAATGCAACGAAACCATCGTCTCAAGATACTCAATCTTTACAAGAAGTCTGGTCAAGACTAAACACTCACAGTTGTCCGTACGAGTATAATTTTCATATGCACACCATCTGTTCCGATGGCCAACTGACCCCCGAACAATTGATTCAGCAAGCGACACGGATTGGACTCAAAGGACTTGCTATTACCGATCATCATTCCGTTGAAGGTTATAAAATTGCTCAAAAGTGGCTTCACAAAAGATCCCTAGAAGATTCAAGGGAGAGTTTACCCCATCTATGGACAGGAATTGAGATCACCTCTCGCTTACTGGATATTGAGGTTCATATTTTAGGTTATGGTTTTAATCCTGAACATTGGGCTATTGAACCTTATCTCTGGGGAGAATCCCCTCAAGGAACTCAGGGTTTAGCAAGTCATGTTATTCATGCTATTCATCAAGCAGGAGGAATGGCGGTTTTAGCCCATCCAGAAAGATACTCTTATGCGGCTACAAAAGTGATTCCTGTGGCAGTTGATCTAGGGATTGATGGGGTTGAAGCTTTTTATGCTTACAATAACCCTAAACCTTGGAAAACTAGCCCTCGTCAAACGGAAACTGTCTTAAATCTTAGTTATCTTTATGGACTATATCATACCTGTGGCACAGATACTCATGGGCTTAACTTATTGCAAAGAATCTAA
- a CDS encoding TVP38/TMEM64 family protein, whose translation MSKKFQKFSFFLRPKHALLLIFFIATTFLPWWGNHHINWDLSNSEEFKKVLAETGWIAPLIYISILIISVVISHIPALPLVMAAGMLWNPILATIYSVIGGFLGGLLAYFLGRNLGRKILKKLTGKVFYFSQNKGEVYLGFLIFITRLIPLFSFDLISYASGLAGISLPIYSCSTLAGMIPPTFFLTYMGSSLALNAQQKLEIIAFLVICTFVLMRLINRYNFLGLKDIIRIE comes from the coding sequence ATGTCAAAGAAGTTTCAGAAGTTTTCATTTTTTCTTAGACCTAAACACGCATTATTATTAATATTTTTCATTGCTACTACTTTTCTCCCTTGGTGGGGAAATCATCATATTAATTGGGATCTATCGAACTCAGAAGAATTTAAAAAAGTTTTAGCAGAAACTGGTTGGATTGCTCCTTTGATTTATATTAGCATTTTAATTATTTCTGTCGTTATTTCTCATATTCCGGCTTTACCTTTAGTGATGGCTGCTGGTATGCTTTGGAATCCCATTTTAGCAACTATCTATAGTGTTATTGGTGGATTTTTAGGAGGATTATTAGCTTATTTCTTAGGGCGTAACCTAGGAAGAAAGATTTTAAAAAAGTTAACAGGAAAAGTTTTCTATTTCTCTCAAAATAAAGGAGAGGTCTATCTAGGTTTTTTGATTTTCATCACACGATTAATCCCTTTATTTTCCTTCGATTTAATTAGTTATGCTTCGGGTTTGGCAGGAATTTCGTTACCTATTTATTCTTGCAGTACCTTAGCTGGCATGATTCCGCCCACTTTTTTCTTAACTTATATGGGATCAAGTTTGGCTTTAAATGCTCAACAAAAACTAGAAATAATTGCTTTTTTAGTAATTTGCACTTTCGTTTTAATGAGATTGATTAATCGCTATAATTTTCTAGGGTTAAAAGATATTATTCGTATTGAGTAA